In Oncorhynchus masou masou isolate Uvic2021 unplaced genomic scaffold, UVic_Omas_1.1 unplaced_scaffold_968, whole genome shotgun sequence, the genomic window GGGGGTAGTTTACGAGGGGTACGACAGGGGTGGGACTGACTTGTGCAAGGCTTGATGCCCAACGGGTTGACTGAGGCAGTCAGCTCCATAGAGGGTACCAGCTCGTAGGCCTTGTTGTCGGGGCCCTTGGCTTTGCCCTCATGGTACCGGCTGTAGATACCCCGCCCAGCAGAGTAACCACCCAGGTATGACCCCCGTGGGCCGGGGGCACGGCTACCTGCCGTCGCTCGGCCACGACCTCGCACAGCACCTGCTGGAGATGGGCCACAGTGGGGGGGGGGCGCTGTTTAGGTTTACGCTTCAATATATAGGGGCATGGGATACCGGAATACCAAGAGAAACCTAAATAAACCAATGGGCGCATTCTGCAAAGCACagggcccagcgtcgtcagggtttgACCGGGggaggccgtcgttgtaaataagttTTGTTTCATAGGTTTGacgtcttcgctattattctgcaatgttattctgaaaatagtaaaaataaataaagaaaaacccttgaatgagtctgtgtgtccaaactttaaactggtactgtatatagaggTAGATATTTTATAATATTCTGCCCCAGACATCACTACGAGTCCGTCCTCCCCTATTAaagtgccaccagcctcctgtggcaCTGAAGTTCGTTATTGCTATCCGTGATCCTTGGGACGTCACTACCTTAAACCCCTAAACCCTACTCTaaacccctaccctaaaccctaaaccctactctaaaccccaccctaccctaaACCTCTACCCTAAACCtctaccctaaacccctaccctaaacccctaccataccctaaacccttaccctaacccttaccgtaccctaaacccctaccctaaccctaacccttaccctaccctaaacccctaccctaaaccctaaacccctaccctaaaaccctaccctaccctccctaccctaaacccctaccctaaaccctaaacccctaccctaaacccctaccctaaaccccaATACCCTAGAACCCCAAGGAATCCAGTTTGGACCCTTTCCCAAACCcctaccctaaaccttaaccttacTTTAACAGTTTTAAATGTCAAATCCCTATGGGGTGATGTCATTTAGTTTAAGACATTCCCAAGGAATCCAGTTTGGACATTTCCCATGAAACCCCTGACCCTAAACCCCTAGTGGAACCCCTACCctttaacccctaccctaaacccaTACCCTACCCTAgacccctaccctaaaccctaaacccctaccctaaacccataccctaccctaaacccctatcctaaaccctaaacccctaccctaaacccctatcctaaacccctatcctatcctaaacccctaccctaaacccctaccctaaacccaTACCCTAAACCCaaacccctaccctaaacccctaccctaccctaaacccctaccctaaacccctaccctaaaccctaaacccctaccctaaacccaTACCCTACCCTAgacccctaccctaaaccctaaacccctaccctaaacccataccctaccctaaacccctatcctaaaccctaaacccctatCCTAAACCCCTATCCTAAACCCCTACGCTaaacccctaccctaccctaaacccctaccctaaacccctacccctaccctaaacccaaaccctaccctaaacccctaccctaaaccctaaacccctaccctaaaaccctaaacccctaccctaaacccctaccctaAACAAATCCAATGGGGTGATGTCCGAGATTTGGGACGTCCCAAGGAATCCAGTTTGGGCATTTCCCATCAAAGTGTGAAGCCGTCGTTAGGGGGGGGGCTGCTATGGGGCGTCATTTTACACGGTTTGTCAAGAGgtgctaatatatatatatactgtacattgtcTATGTTTATCTGGTCATTAGTTTGTGTGATTCCAACACTGGTAGAACATCTAATAACTGAAGTTGTCAAGGAGTGTGGGAGACATCGTGGGGTCTGACAGTTTGTCTGTCTACTAGTGAACTAAAGAGGTGATGGAACAAGGGGAAGTTGTTATAGAAACCCAGAGAGAGGAGTTGGTCACATGACCAGGAAGTTGATGTTTCATTGGATAAGGGAGTGTAAAGGAGTAGCCAATAAGGATGGAATAGATTACCATTGGTCTGTATCATTGGGCCTCCTTTGGAGAGAAAACCAGAACACAGTGATTACAGTCAACGTCTGGACGGATTAGTTCGATcggcccaaatggaaccctgtcccctatgtagggcactacttctgacaagggcccatagggttagagccgatagggctctggtcgataGTAGTGCCCTGCAAATGGAATAGAGTGCTACTTAGGACACAGATTAGTTGATCTGCCACCCAGACACCTGCCAGCATCACTCATCACAGGGGGACGGGCTCAGCACTTAAAAGGGGGACTCTCTGCAATATGACGTCCTCAGAGGATACTTACAGAGGAGACGCTTCCTGCTTACAGACGGACAGCAGAATCAGAATCTGCCAATGCTCCAGACAGCCACTAGGGGATCCTCTCGATGCAGGTATAGAGTCCCACAGTGggggtgtcataatacccataagacctagcggtcaaacaaggaaatgatTCCAATCTTTGTTTttcccaccattcatttttccaataagggattttagaaacacttcaaatgagggctgtgttttgtgtaggtttAACCTGCCGTGGTGTTTTGTGTAGGTTTAACCTGCCGTGGTGTTTTGTGTAGGTTTAACCTGCCGTGGTGTTTTGTGTAGGTTTAACCTGCCGTGGTGTTTTGTGTAGGTTTAACCTGCCGTGGTGTTTTGTGTAGGTTTAACCTGCCGTGGCGTTTTGATGACCCTGTAAATCTCTCTACGACAAGGtagacttttatcaatatattcagctctatttactctcagattctaaaatgctaattagcatcaaagtagacaccATGCCAGACTACAAATCCCAGCAtgctcctgcacgtcatctctaTCTGacacctttactaccaggtattgtgTCCATTTAAAAACGtacacaagacagttcacagaacaGTCCATTTTAAAGtagggccgtcattgtaaataaaaatgtgttctttttaactgacttgccttgttaaataaaggttaaataaaataaaaaagaaagaaatgtaaaaaatgtatgcagtACTACATGTAGCTAACATTacatagttaatccagagatttgTAGTTCTTTACGAGAGccacattagatagttaatccagagatttgTAGTTCTTTACGAGAGCcatattagatagttaatccagagatttgTAGTTCTTTAGGAGAGccacattagatagttaatccagagatttgTAGTTCTTTAGGAGAGccacattagatagttaatccagagatttgtagttctttacgagagccacattagcagctaattagcatttcatttgaGGGGGGTTAATACAAGCGAATACATGAATAatttacacagttatcaaaacgtcacaccagggtaaACTGACACAAAACAACAGctcttatttgaagtgtttctaaaaaaATCCCCTTTGgggaaaaatgattggaaccatttccttgtttgaccgcgGGGTTTTATGGGTATCATGACTCATACTGCGGTACTCTATATGCCTCATCGGAGGTAAGAAACTAGGAAGACACAACGGTGGCCATCTTGGGAATCTTGTCGTTCTCGGTAGTCGCTAAGCAGGAAGTCTCCCCGCTGTATCCTGTGACGTCATATTGCGGAGCGTCCCATTTTACCTCTCTAACAGTTATCGCTGCTGATCGGTGATTTATAACCAGTAAATGATCAATAATCATttagaacaccccccccccccattcatcaTATTCATCAATATCAATAATCATCACGATCATCTACTAATCACATGTATTTGATGATGTGGGTTCACTATTGGTTACATTTACAACAGGCCCATCTAATCTCCAGATCTTATTGGTCGTTAACCTGCGTTCTCTGCTAATCAATATGTCCATTCATACAGAAACAGACGGACAAAAGCTCTCAGTTACGTCTGTAGTACAAAAGGCTACGTTTATACAGGCAGCCCAAGTTTCGAGCTGAAGAGCTGATCTGAATGGtgtaaaaaatagataagatcaGAATGTGACtgtctgtgtaaacgcagccacaGAGAACCAGAAGGAAAGGACTCTAACCTTTGATGAAGTAGTCCCTGTTGGGTCCGATCAGCGTGTTGTAAGGGTACCCATAGTAGGTGAGGGTGTAGGGGTCACACTGGTACACGTAGTTCTGCTGGACTGGTTCCGGAGCTGCCACGGCCGCGGCCGCTGTAGCGCCCCCTTTTGATGCCTTCTGGTAACGCGTGTACTGCTCTTTGTCGACAGGCTTAGCCAGGGTGACCTCGATACAGGACCCTTCCACCTCCGTCCCGTTCAGGTGGTCCATGGCAACCACGGCATCGTCACGGGACGAGAAGTGGACGAAGGCGTAGTCGCGGATCTTCTTGACACGTTCCACGCAGCCCTGGTTCCACTGGCCAAACACctagaacacagagacatgtTCATACAGCCCTGGTTCTACTGGCCAAACACCAAGAACACAGAGACATGTTAATACAGCCTGGGTTCCACTGGCCAAACACCTagaacacagagacatacagcctGGGTTCTACTGGCCAAACACCTAGAACACAGTGACATGTTAATACAGCCTGGGTTCTACTGGCCAAACACCTagaacacagagacatacagcctGGGTTCTACTGGCCAAACACCTagaacacagagacatacagcccTGGTTCCACTGGCCAAACACCTAGAACTACTACACTAAACCAATCAATCAgtaaatcaaccaatcaatcagtaaataaacaaatcaatcaaccaatcaaacaGTCACTAAACCAATCATTCAgtaaatcaaccaatcaatcagtaAATAAACAAATCAATCAGTAAATCAACAAATCAATCAGTAAATCCACCAATCAATCAGTAAATAAACCAATCAATCAgtaaatcaaccaatcaatcagtaAATCAacaaatcaatcaaccaatcaatcagtaaatcaatcaatcagtaaatcaaccaatcaatcagtaaatcaaccaatcaatcagtaaatcaaccaatcaatccgACCTGTCTCAGTGTGTCCTCGCTGGTCTCCATCATCAGGTTCCTGACGTATAGAATCTTCACGGTCTCCATGACGTCCTCGTCCACGTCTATCTCCGGTTCCGCCCAGTCCACGGCGATCTGGTGCCCCCACAGCTGGATCCTGCCGGGCATCAGCTTCCTGCGCGCCATGGCCGCGGCACGGTGACTCTCATACTCCACGAAGGCAAAGCCCCGGTTCTTCATCTTGTCCGCAGCGCTGGCGTACACTATGACGTCCAGGACGCCCTCCGTCACCTTGGACACCTCCTCCaggatctcctctctcttcttggTTTTGGGGATGCCCCCGATGAAGAGGCGACAGTTGTCCACAGAGCAGCAGACCCCTAGGAGGCGTCCGGGGCGCACCTCGTAGTTGTTGAGCTCCCGCACGGCGCGTTTAGCctggtgtttctgtgtgtacatGACGAAGGCGTAGCCGCGGTTCTTCCCATCAAAGTCCATCATCAGACGCATCTCGTAGATCTGACCCGCCGACTCGAACACCGGGACCAGCTCGTCTTCGTAGACGTCCCGGGGGATCTTACCCACGAAGATCTCACAGCCGCGTGGCGGGGAGGCGGATTCCCAGCCCGGCGGGGGGCCGTATTTTCTCTGACCGTTCTCCTGCACCATGCCGTACCCCGTACGCTCCATCAGAGACACTAGGGCCGCTTCGTTGTGGGCCCCGGACACACCCTCGGGCACTGTGATTGGTCCATGCGGGGAGTGATGGGAAGGGCCTGGGGGGTTGGAACCGGGAGGTGCTGGGTTATTACTCATGGCTGAAGAGGAGGAGGCGGGATCTTCGGCTGTCATTCTGACTAAACCATCCAATCAGATGTGGTGcctgagagagaaggggaaaaagAAACATTCATTATTTTCTATTGGCTAAACGAGGGATCGCGTCACATTTGATGGACAGAGAACCAACTACATCAGTGATGCTAGAACATCGTGGAATAGGTAACTAACAGATGTAGAGGAAAAGACCAGTAGACTGGATGTTTTATCTACCTGTCTAGAACCAGTCTAAAACCAGTCTAGAACCAGTCTAGAACCAGTCTAGAACCAACTACATCAGTGATGCTAAAACATCGTGGAATAGGTAACTAACAGATGTAGAGGAAAAGACCAGTAGACTGGATGTTTTATCTACCTGTCTAGAACCAGTCTAGAACCAGACAAAAACCAGACTTGAACCAGTCTAGAACCAGTCTAAGAACCAGTCTAAGAACCAGTCTAGAACCAACTACATCAGTGAAGCTAGAACATCGTGGAATAGGTAACTAACAGATGTAGAGGAAAAGACCAGTAGACTGGATGTTTTATCTACCTGTCTAAAACCAGTCTAGAACAAGTCTAGAACCAGACTAAAACCAGACTAAAAACCAGACTAAAAACCAGACTAGAACCAGTCTAGAACCAGTCTAAAACCAGACTAAAACAGACTAAAAACAGACTAAAAACCAGACTAGAACCAGTCTAAAACAAGACTAGAACCAGTCTAAAAGACTAAAACAGACTAAAACAGACTAGAACCAGTCTAAAACAAGACCAGAACCAGTCTAGAACCAGTCTAAAACCAGACTAAataccagactagaactaggGTCACAATAGAGAACATCACAGCCTTGTGAAATCTAAAGGTTGTGATATTTTGGCTAATGAGTTACGTAGAGTAGAGCACGACACAGGTCACATGACCAACATACACCATCCTATGAGAACCCAGCATCCATAAAACCAGGAACGATACAGTAAAATAATTAACCAGACTAGAACCATATGTCTGAAGTCCAGTCTTGTGAAAACCAGGATACTGAAAAACCAGACCAAGGTTCACCAGtcacatgctgtgtgtgtgtgtgtgtgtgatgtgtgtgtgtgtgtgtgtgtgtgtgtgtgggtgctgtgtgtgtgtgtgtgtgtgtgtgtgtgtgtgtgtgtgtgtgtgtgtgtgtgtgtgtgtgtgtggtgtggtgtgtgtgtgtgtgttaaaaccaGAGCAGTTGAAAAGGGTCACAGAGAGCAATCACAAATCCTCTGTCACTGATCACCACGTCATGTGTGTGTGAACATAAACCACCCCCTTAATGAACTAAACCTATTTAAATCCTCAAC contains:
- the LOC135538461 gene encoding RNA-binding protein 47-like, with translation MTAEDPASSSSAMSNNPAPPGSNPPGPSHHSPHGPITVPEGVSGAHNEAALVSLMERTGYGMVQENGQRKYGPPPGWESASPPRGCEIFVGKIPRDVYEDELVPVFESAGQIYEMRLMMDFDGKNRGYAFVMYTQKHQAKRAVRELNNYEVRPGRLLGVCCSVDNCRLFIGGIPKTKKREEILEEVSKVTEGVLDVIVYASAADKMKNRGFAFVEYESHRAAAMARRKLMPGRIQLWGHQIAVDWAEPEIDVDEDVMETVKILYVRNLMMETSEDTLRQVFGQWNQGCVERVKKIRDYAFVHFSSRDDAVVAMDHLNGTEVEGSCIEVTLAKPVDKEQYTRYQKASKGGATAAAAVAAPEPVQQNYVYQCDPYTLTYYGYPYNTLIGPNRDYFIKGGPMIQTNAGAVRGRGRATAGSRAPGPRGSYLGGYSAGRGIYSRYHEGKAKGPDNKAYELVPSMELTASVNPLGIKPCTMGLQALGGQYPMFQAPPPYQVHTQPRTHRLLYLLSPPLHPTRYTHTAQNTQTVIPAVSSPPPYQGRPITPVYAMTHNMQRIPTASGLYGAGYMPITNYNAAALAALQKNAAVAAAAYGGYAGYAVPQAFPAAAFQVPIHDVYQTY